The Ziziphus jujuba cultivar Dongzao chromosome 1, ASM3175591v1 genome segment AAGAGTAGGTCCAGTAAGGTCCTATTCTAAACAAAAGCACATTTCTGGAGCGTTCCGAATCCTCTTCCTCTCTCCTATAAAACTCGTCTCTCAGACTCAGTGTCTATACACTCCACACCGAAACAACAAAGCCAAACGAAAACCAacgacacagagagagagagagagagagagagagagagtcggaAAATGAGCCAGCCATCGGGAGGAGGAGGATTCCGGGGGAAAAAACGAGGAACCTCCAACAAGCCACGGCTGAGAGACATAGAGGTGCTAATAATATCAGCACAAGACCTGAAGAACGTGAAGCACATCACCAAGATGAAGCCGTTCGCGGAGGTCTACGTGGAGAAGGGGCAGCACGTGGCGAGGACCCACGTGGACGAGCACGGGTGCACGAACCCCACGTGGAACGAGGTGGTGAAGGTGAAATTCCACGAGGACCTACCGGAGAGCGACGTGCTGGCGGCGGTGAACGTGGACATATACGCGCACGGGCACGTGAGGGAGAAGCCCGTGGGGAGCGCCAGGGTGCTTCTCTGCGACGTCTTGAAAGGTGGGGACGCGTCGGAGCCAGCGGATAATCCGATCCAGTGCATGACGGTGCAGGTTTGGAGGCCCTCCGGTAGGCCACAGGGTTTGCTCAACTTGTGGGTCCCACCCACTGGGAGGTTCTTGCTGAGGAGGGAGTCTTTGTCTTTCAGTGTTAAGGACCCCGTGGAGGATGAGGTTGAGGTGGAGAAGAACAACACAGCGGTGGCAGCGGCTACGGAGAAGCCCTGCATGATCGACACGTAGTCtgttatatctatatacatatattatattctgTAGCTTTTAAAGTTTTCCGTGACTAAGAGTGAatattcagccaaaaaaaaaaaaaagagtgaataAAAATTGACACTGGTTCAATGTTATTTTGGTTGATAATTGTAGAGTGCTTgctattttgttaaaattacatttcctgattgagaaaattttcacgttccattttttatttatttttatttttatttttgcttttatcaTGACAGAAATTCACTTACGgtttcaatagaaaaataaactattagattaatttttaaatataactacttaaaatttgtaaatgataatgtaaaaaaaaaaaaaaaaaaaaaactgtaaatgatgaataaatatttaactaaaaattGGAATGATACGCGATTTT includes the following:
- the LOC112492610 gene encoding uncharacterized protein LOC112492610, translating into MSQPSGGGGFRGKKRGTSNKPRLRDIEVLIISAQDLKNVKHITKMKPFAEVYVEKGQHVARTHVDEHGCTNPTWNEVVKVKFHEDLPESDVLAAVNVDIYAHGHVREKPVGSARVLLCDVLKGGDASEPADNPIQCMTVQVWRPSGRPQGLLNLWVPPTGRFLLRRESLSFSVKDPVEDEVEVEKNNTAVAAATEKPCMIDT